The following proteins come from a genomic window of Gossypium raimondii isolate GPD5lz chromosome 5, ASM2569854v1, whole genome shotgun sequence:
- the LOC105770837 gene encoding NAC domain-containing protein 53, giving the protein MGRDSATSLAPGFRFHPTDEELVRYYLKRKILNRPSFDAISVIDIYRSEPWDLPDKSKLKSRDLEWYFFSALDKKYGNGSRTNRATERGYWKTTGKDRAIRFRERVVGMKKTLVYHKGRAPRGERTNWVMHEYRLTDETLEKGGIQQDAFVLCRVFQKSGSGPKNGEQYGAPFIEEEWEDDEAVFVPGQQDASAHEEAANEDAFVEVNDIDQNLDIGNPSESNILPLNGYCGESSNHVEHSREFSEDDQNLQNSMHENAFLPSSFYYGESSNCGEHSIEFKEDYQKPIRMHATEGDSKPHHELVVADSPEQNLIATNGKPVKDEYVLEPIENITSANYVLGNPYLDHTSYLPTNDELFLEANDFSNPIYPESELFDINEYLLFYDADDQSLAFDCDEIVGSEIPVSDQEPLTETHTNEGTEQDLNASEHVEEHGNSDASSSKQELEATEFDLGTKYPFMKRASHMLGSLPAPPAFASEFPPKDAAIKLNSASHASSSVHVMAGMIRITDTTSSGNRLDWSYGKNGNLNIVLSFSLPQGDIDSSSFLPMASLLSGKTGPVSARGWFFLMLFSVLIISASVKIGTCFCTRYGL; this is encoded by the exons ATGGGTCGTGACTCAGCAACCTCGTTAGCTCCCGGCTTCCGGTTCCACCCCACCGACGAAGAACTCGTTCGTTACTATCTAAAACGGAAAATCTTGAACAGGCCTTCCTTTGATGCCATTTCTGTTATCGATATTTATAGATCCGAGCCTTGGGATCTCCctg ATAAGTCAAAGCTGAAGAGCAGGGACTTGGAGTGGTACTTTTTCAGTGCACTGGACAAGAAATATGGAAATGGGTCGAGGACCAATAGGGCAACTGAGAGAGGCTACTGGAAGACAACTGGAAAGGACCGTGCAATTCGCTTTAGGGAAAGAGTGGTTGGCATGAAGAAAACTCTTGTTTACCATAAAGGTCGTGCCCCACGTGGCGAAAGGACTAACTGGGTAATGCACGAGTACCGTCTTACTGATGAGACATTGGAGAAAGGTGGAATTCAACAG GATGCTTTTGTATTGTGTAGGGTGTTTCAGAAGAGCGGGTCTGGGCCAAAGAATGGGGAGCAGTATGGGGCACCTTTTATTGAAGAAGAATGGGAGGATGATGAGGCAGTTTTTGTGCCTGGTCAACAAGATGCATCTGCCCATGAAGAGGCTGCCAACGAAGATGCTTTTGTTGAAGTGAATGATATTGATCAG AATCTTGACATTGGCAATCCATCTGAAAGCAATATCCTTCCGTTGAATGGCTATTGTGGGGAATCAAGCAACCATGTGGAACATTCAAGGGAGTTCAGTGAAGACGATCAAAACCTGCAAAACAGTATGCATGAGAATGCATTCCTCCCTTCCAGTTTCTATTATGGCGAATCAAGCAACTGTGGTGAACATTCAATTGAGTTCAAAGAAGATTATCAGAAGCCTATTCGCATGCATGCCACTGAAGGTGATTCAAAGCCACATCATGAGCTTGTAGTCGCTGATTCACCTGAGCAAAATCTGATAGCTACAAATGGAAAACCAGTTAAGGATGAATATgtgctcgaaccaattgaaaaCATCACTTCCGCGAACTATGTGCTTGGAAACCCATACCTGGATCATACTAGTTATCTTCCAACCAATGATGAACTTTTCTTGGAAGCTAATGATTTTTCAAACCCCATTTACCCAGAATCTGAACTTTTTGACATCAATGAGTATCTTTTATTCTATGATGCTGATGATCAGTCTTTGGCCTTTGATTGTGATGAAATTGTGGGAAGTGAGATTCCTGTTTCTGACCAAGAACCTCTTACTGAAACG CATACAAATGAAGGAACTGAACAAGACCTTAATGCTAGTGAACATGTTGAAGAACATGGCAATAGTGATGCATCCTCTTCAAAGCAAGAGCTGGAGGCCACAGAATTTGATCTTG GTACCAAGTATCCATTTATGAAACGGGCTAGTCACATGTTGGGTAGCCTCCCTGCTCCTCCTGCATTTGCCTCAGAGTTCCCTCCAAAAGATGCTGCGATCAAGCTAAATTCGGCGTCACATGCTTCCAGTTCTGTTCATGTTATGGCTGGCATGATAAGAATAACAGACACAACTTCTTCTGGCAACCGGTTGGACTGGTCATATGGCAAAAATGGGAATCTCAACATTGTTCTCTCTTTTAGCTTGCCACAAGGTGATATAGACTCTTCCAGTTTTCTGCCGATGGCTAGCCTACTATCCGGCAAGACGGGGCCTGTTTCGGCAAGAGGGTGGTTCTTCTTGATGTTATTTTCGGTCCTAATTATTTCTGCGAGTGTAAAGATTGGGACCTGCTTTTGCACGAGGTATGGGCTATGA
- the LOC105770836 gene encoding acyl-CoA-binding domain-containing protein 4 has translation MNSCVMGAEEIKKDMDITSWPSDLAYEQWVALPVSGARPSARYKHAAAVADEKLYITGGSRNGRYLSDIQAFDLRSLTWSSLKLEIDPSADKSEDSGLQEVLPGISDHSMIKWENKLLLLGGHSKKSSDAMIVHFINLETHVCGVMETSGKIPVARGGHSVTLVGSKLIVFGGEDRSRKLLNDVHVLDLQTMTWSVVEATQTPPAPRFDHSAAVHSERYLLIFGGCSHSIFFNDLHVLDLHTMEWSQPQVQGDLVSPRAGHAGISIDEMWYIVGGGDNNNGCPETLALNMSKLVWSTLTTLKERHPLASEGLSICSAIIDGGKYLVAFGGYNGKYNNEVFVMKLKPRDLSQPKIFQSPAAAAAAASVTAAYALAKSEKLDFPQIIDLNFNGVENNVPKKDINLEINAIKEEKVVLESSIDEARAENSRLREKIDELKSNHTELSKELQSVQSQLISERSRCFKLEAQIAELQKMLESLESIENEVQILRRQKSALEQEMEVSSTQQQGSGGVWRWIAGGT, from the exons ATGAACAGCTGTGTTATGGGAGCAGAAGAGATTAAAAAGGACATGGATATCACCAGCTGGCCTTCAGATTTGGCATATGAGCAGTGGGTAGCACTCCCGGTTTCTGGCGCACGACCATCAGCTCGATACAag CATGCTGCCGCTGTAGCTGATGAGAAACTATATATCACTGGAGGCAGTCGTAATGGTCGATACCTGTCTGATATTCAG GCATTTGATCTTAGAAGCTTGACATGGTCTAGTCTGAAACTGGAGATTGATCCTAGTGCTGATAAATCAGAAGACAGTGGCTTACAGGAAGTTCTTCCAGGCATTTCTGATCACAGTATG attaaatgggaaaataaaCTTCTTCTTCTTGGTGGGCATTCTAAGAAATCTTCCGATGCTATGATAG TGCATTTTATCAATCTGGAGACGCATGTCTGTGGTGTCATGGAGACCTCAGGAAAAATTCCG GTAGCACGTGGGGGTCATTCTGTCACACTGGTGGGTTCTAAACTGATAGTGTTTGGTGGAGAAGACAGGAGCAGGAAATTGCTGAATGATGTACATGTTCTCGATTTACAGACAATGACTTGGAGTGTAGTCGAGGCAAC GCAGACACCCCCAGCTCCAAGATTTGATCACTCAGCTGCAGTGCACTCAGAGCGTTACCTTTTGATTTTTGGTGGTTGTTCACATTCAATATTCTTCAATGATCTTCATGTGTTGGACTTGCACACT ATGGAGTGGTCCCAACCACAAGTTCAGGGTGATTTGGTGAGTCCTAGGGCCGGTCATGCTGGTATTTCCATTGATGAAATGTGGTATATTGTCGGTGGCGGAGATAACAACAATG gttGCCCAGAGACTCTTGCCTTAAATATGTCCAAGTTAGTTTGGTCCACTCTGACCACTTTGAAGGAGAGGCATCCACTTGCTAGTGAG GGCCTAAGTATTTGCTCAGCTATAATTGATGGAGGGAAGTATTTGGTTGCATTTGGTGGATACAATGGGAAATATAATAATGAG GTTTTTGTTATGAAACTCAAACCAAGAGACTTATCTCAGCCGAAGATTTTCCAGTCCCCAGCAGCAGCTGCAGCAGCGGCTTCTGTTACTGCTGCATATGCCTTGGCAAAGTCTGAAAAATTGGATTTTCCGCAAATAATAGATCTGAACTTTAATGGAGTTGAAAACAATGTTCCTAAAAAGGATATCAACCTTGAAATTAATGCAATTAAAGAAGAGAAGGTGGTGTTGGAGTCGTCAATTGATGAAGCCAGGGCCGAAAACTCTAGGCTGAGAGAGAAGATTGATGAATTAAAAAGCAATCATACTGAATTGTCAAAG GAACTCCAATCTGTCCAAAGTCAACTGATATCGGAGAGATCAAGATGCTTTAAACTTGAG GCTCAAATTGCAGAACTACAGAAGATGTTGGAATCATTAGAGTCCATAGAAAATGAAGTGCAAATACTTAGGAGACAAAAGTCCGCACTGGAGCAGGAGATGGAGGTTTCATCTACCCAGCAACAAGGTTCAGGTGGTGTTTGGCGGTGGATTGCCGGGGGCACATAG